The bacterium genome segment GCATATATCTTTTACCGCGTGCACCTTTACTGCCTCTCTTTTTTTCTACAGTTATAACTGTTATTGTATGTTTTAAATTATCAAAAATTGTTCCCGGTAAAGGTATTACAATACCGGCTTTATTGCCCCCTGTTTTAGCTGTTGTTATGGCTTACCTTTTAGCACCACACAATAAAATACCTGTTGCATACATATCTGGAGTCCTTGGAGTTCTTATAGGAGCAGATATTCTTAATTTACCTTATATAGAGAAATTTCCCGGAGTTATAAGTATAGGGGGGGCAGGTGTTTTTGATGGTATTTTTCTTGTAGGGATTATTTCTGCTTTATTAGCATAAAAAAAAATGGAAAACGAACGTTCAGCAATAAAATATTGGCCTGATGACGAGAAACCAAGAGAAAAACTTTTAAAATTGGGAGAACATAACCTTTCTAACACAGAACTACTTGCTATTT includes the following:
- a CDS encoding DUF1614 domain-containing protein translates to MIFLPLSIMFIFILLLPLFFFLLQIEFFRIALSKLGLSPQSALLIFFLSLIGSLINIPIYTREATIFYPENVPFSMFGNFGFQGSKVTKQTISINLGGCIIPILLCIYLLPRAPLLPLFFSTVITVIVCFKLSKIVPGKGITIPALLPPVLAVVMAYLLAPHNKIPVAYISGVLGVLIGADILNLPYIEKFPGVISIGGAGVFDGIFLVGIISALLA